In one Corallococcus sp. EGB genomic region, the following are encoded:
- a CDS encoding DUF4382 domain-containing protein: MNPLRHLTSTLLLATGLLCLTACGNSDKAHVTLKLTDAPGDTFEKAVVTISKVYLKGSAEGDANGKGDVVLLSEPVTTDLLTLANDAADLVKDAEVPPGTYKELRFVITGGYVQVKQDGGSRIFATSANYEGLPAGAHVDGDLQMPSASSSGLKVKFDKDADVSITSDEDQKVILVDFDVAQSFGKEAGNSGRWVMRPVIKGADLKFSGNVRVTLEAGSVSLPQGPAQLAGFSAVLINAEGSRETVSFAASTNTRYVADFNYLLPGTYQVELVGPAGVSFTTDLARPATATVGSGTESDVHFVLTSFTVQ; this comes from the coding sequence ATGAACCCCCTGCGACACCTGACCTCCACCCTGCTGCTGGCCACGGGCCTGCTGTGCCTCACGGCGTGCGGCAACAGTGACAAGGCCCACGTCACACTGAAGCTGACCGACGCCCCGGGCGACACGTTCGAGAAGGCCGTGGTGACCATCTCGAAGGTGTACCTGAAGGGCAGCGCGGAGGGAGACGCGAACGGCAAGGGCGACGTCGTGCTCTTGAGCGAGCCCGTCACCACCGACCTGCTCACCCTGGCCAACGACGCCGCAGACCTGGTGAAGGACGCGGAGGTGCCGCCCGGCACCTACAAGGAGCTGCGCTTCGTCATCACCGGCGGCTACGTCCAGGTGAAGCAGGATGGCGGAAGCCGCATCTTCGCCACCTCCGCCAACTACGAGGGGCTGCCCGCGGGGGCCCACGTGGACGGCGACCTGCAGATGCCGAGCGCCAGCAGCTCCGGCCTCAAGGTGAAGTTCGACAAGGACGCCGACGTGAGCATCACCAGCGATGAGGACCAGAAGGTCATCCTGGTGGACTTCGACGTGGCGCAGAGCTTCGGCAAGGAGGCCGGCAACTCCGGCCGGTGGGTCATGCGGCCGGTCATCAAGGGCGCCGACCTCAAGTTCTCTGGCAACGTGCGGGTCACGCTGGAGGCGGGCAGCGTGTCCCTCCCCCAGGGTCCGGCGCAGCTGGCCGGCTTCTCCGCGGTCCTCATCAACGCGGAGGGCAGCCGTGAGACCGTGTCCTTCGCCGCCAGCACGAACACCCGCTACGTGGCGGACTTCAACTACCTGCTGCCTGGCACCTACCAGGTGGAGCTGGTGGGGCCGGCGGGCGTGTCCTTCACCACGGACCTCGCGCGCCCGGCGACCGCGACGGTCGGCTCGGGCACGGAGTCCGACGTGCACTTCGTGCTGACGTCCTTCACCGTCCAGTGA
- a CDS encoding YceI family protein, which translates to MASTLWNIDTTHTGIHFTVRHMVVAKVRGSFTKFGGTLTLDDANPAASSVSVSIEAASISTGVEPRDNHLRSPDFFDVEKFPAITFQSTKVEPSGHHLKVTGQLTIRGISREVVLETEQLGIAKDPWGNTKAAFEAKTSINRSDFGLTWNQALEAGGVLVGEKIEIALEVQAVRAQSGEKAA; encoded by the coding sequence ATGGCCTCGACCCTCTGGAACATCGACACCACGCACACGGGCATCCACTTCACCGTCCGGCACATGGTGGTGGCGAAGGTGCGCGGCAGCTTCACGAAGTTCGGCGGCACCCTCACCCTGGATGACGCGAACCCGGCGGCGTCCTCCGTGTCCGTCTCCATCGAGGCGGCGAGCATCAGCACGGGCGTCGAGCCGCGCGACAACCACCTGCGCTCGCCGGACTTCTTCGACGTGGAGAAGTTCCCGGCCATCACCTTCCAGAGCACGAAGGTGGAGCCGTCCGGCCATCACCTGAAGGTGACGGGCCAGCTCACCATCCGCGGCATCAGCCGCGAGGTCGTCCTGGAGACCGAGCAGCTGGGCATCGCCAAGGATCCGTGGGGCAACACCAAGGCCGCGTTCGAGGCGAAGACGTCCATCAACCGCAGCGACTTCGGCCTGACCTGGAACCAGGCCCTGGAGGCGGGCGGCGTGCTGGTGGGGGAGAAGATTGAAATCGCCCTCGAGGTCCAGGCCGTCCGCGCGCAGTCGGGCGAGAAGGCGGCCTGA
- a CDS encoding LysR family transcriptional regulator, giving the protein MDLNELLVFARVVQAGSFTAAAKALRMPKSTVSRKVSELEERVGAQLLQRTTRTLHLTEVGRAYYAHCERIVAEAEAAELAVTRLQAGPHGLLRVTTPLSVSFLAPLVARFMEQYPDVQVELLCTDRAVDLMEEGFDVAVRAGRLPDSSLMARRLGDIERLVVASPEYLQARGAPKTPSDLTKHDCLFFGTSLQGNVWTLHAGGRSVDVKVSGRLVVNEPDMLRAVTSEGTGVALIPGQQCLEDLASGRLQRVLPDWSSAGAPVHAVYPPTRHHVPKVMAFVEVLREHWPVQQEVLKRAKR; this is encoded by the coding sequence ATGGACCTCAACGAACTCCTCGTCTTCGCCCGGGTGGTCCAGGCCGGCAGCTTCACGGCGGCGGCGAAGGCGCTGCGCATGCCCAAGTCCACGGTCAGCCGCAAGGTGTCCGAACTGGAGGAGCGCGTGGGCGCGCAGCTGCTCCAGCGCACCACGCGCACGCTGCACCTGACGGAGGTGGGCCGCGCGTACTACGCGCACTGCGAGCGCATCGTCGCGGAGGCCGAGGCCGCGGAGCTGGCGGTGACGCGGCTTCAAGCGGGCCCGCACGGGCTGTTGCGCGTGACGACGCCCCTGTCGGTCAGCTTCCTGGCGCCGCTGGTGGCGCGCTTCATGGAGCAGTACCCGGACGTGCAGGTGGAACTGCTCTGCACGGACCGCGCGGTGGACCTGATGGAGGAGGGCTTCGACGTGGCGGTGCGGGCCGGCCGGCTGCCGGACTCGTCGCTGATGGCGCGGCGGCTGGGGGACATCGAGCGGCTGGTCGTGGCCTCGCCCGAGTACCTCCAGGCGCGGGGGGCGCCCAAGACTCCGTCGGACCTCACGAAGCATGACTGCCTCTTCTTCGGCACGTCGCTCCAGGGGAACGTCTGGACGCTGCACGCAGGCGGGCGTTCGGTCGACGTGAAGGTCTCCGGGCGGCTGGTGGTGAACGAGCCAGACATGCTGCGCGCGGTGACGTCGGAGGGCACCGGGGTGGCGCTCATCCCGGGCCAGCAATGCCTCGAGGACCTGGCGTCCGGGCGGCTCCAGCGCGTGCTGCCGGACTGGAGCTCCGCGGGCGCGCCAGTGCACGCAGTCTACCCACCCACGCGCCACCACGTGCCCAAGGTGATGGCCTTCGTGGAGGTGCTGCGCGAGCACTGGCCCGTGCAGCAGGAAGTGCTCAAGCGGGCGAAGCGCTGA
- a CDS encoding pirin family protein: MLNVRPSEARGHANHGWLDSHHTFSFASYFDPENMGFRALRVINEDRVQAGEGFDTHPHRDMEIITYPLSGAIAHRDSTGGQGLLRAGEVQRMTAGTGVMHSEMNGSNEDVHFLQIWIIPEKKGLKPEYEQKLFPEKDRQGRWRVVASPDAREGSLTVHQDVLLHSTLLSPGEKAEYTLPKGRHAWVQIARGAGTLNGVALKAGDGVAVSDESSLVLSATEPLEALLFDLA; the protein is encoded by the coding sequence ATGCTCAACGTTCGCCCTTCTGAAGCTCGCGGTCACGCCAACCACGGCTGGCTGGATTCGCATCACACCTTCTCCTTCGCCAGCTACTTCGACCCGGAGAACATGGGCTTCCGCGCCCTGCGCGTCATCAACGAGGACCGCGTGCAGGCCGGCGAGGGCTTCGACACGCACCCGCACCGGGACATGGAGATCATCACCTACCCGCTGAGCGGAGCCATCGCGCACCGGGACAGCACGGGAGGCCAGGGGCTCTTGCGAGCCGGAGAAGTGCAGCGCATGACTGCCGGCACGGGCGTGATGCACAGCGAGATGAACGGCTCCAACGAGGACGTCCACTTCCTGCAGATCTGGATCATCCCAGAGAAGAAGGGCCTGAAGCCGGAGTATGAGCAGAAGCTCTTCCCGGAGAAGGACCGGCAGGGACGCTGGCGCGTGGTCGCCAGCCCCGACGCTCGCGAAGGCAGCCTCACCGTGCACCAGGACGTGCTGCTCCACAGCACGCTGCTGAGCCCGGGCGAGAAGGCGGAGTACACGCTGCCCAAGGGGCGTCACGCCTGGGTGCAGATTGCACGCGGCGCGGGCACGCTCAACGGCGTGGCCCTGAAGGCCGGTGACGGCGTCGCGGTGTCCGACGAGTCGAGCCTCGTGCTCAGCGCCACCGAGCCGCTGGAGGCCCTGCTGTTCGACCTGGCCTGA
- a CDS encoding DUF2378 family protein produces METEIVYRHTVEGLFRSIGDRFTPELRAKLRDVGLDLDSQEPRNTSRSSFADALRVTVEHLYPDAEPGEGYRRLGVGIIQGLEQTALGKALVSMWPIFGPERVVVRIQESFATVNNYMQSELLTQGPGHHIIRVNECNGNPGYLRGIIEAGLTRAGARNLRVEPFDFDGHACSYRIHWAP; encoded by the coding sequence GTGGAAACAGAGATCGTCTATCGCCACACGGTGGAGGGGCTCTTCCGCTCCATTGGCGACCGTTTCACTCCGGAGCTGCGGGCGAAGCTGCGCGACGTGGGCCTCGACCTGGACTCGCAGGAGCCGCGGAACACCTCCCGGTCCAGCTTCGCGGACGCCCTCCGCGTCACCGTCGAGCACCTGTATCCGGACGCAGAGCCGGGCGAGGGCTACCGGCGCCTGGGCGTCGGCATCATCCAGGGGCTGGAGCAGACCGCGCTTGGCAAGGCGCTCGTGTCCATGTGGCCCATCTTCGGCCCCGAGCGCGTCGTCGTGCGCATCCAGGAGAGCTTCGCCACGGTGAACAACTACATGCAGTCCGAACTGCTCACCCAGGGCCCCGGTCACCACATCATCCGCGTCAACGAGTGCAACGGCAACCCGGGCTACCTGCGCGGCATCATCGAAGCGGGCCTCACCAGGGCCGGCGCCCGGAACCTGCGCGTGGAGCCCTTCGACTTCGACGGCCACGCCTGCTCCTACCGCATCCACTGGGCTCCCTGA
- a CDS encoding pyruvate formate lyase family protein: MEAALNEGKSWSKAGPMYFRGQRVSFTSPPPSAIQTFEQLQDLFFQHVSWMHAKQGDGMVGIIGTMSAVCPSPLLSVFMDDCIDKGLDLYGGGARYMRIPKANP; encoded by the coding sequence CTGGAGGCCGCGCTCAACGAGGGCAAGAGCTGGAGCAAGGCGGGTCCCATGTACTTCCGGGGCCAGCGCGTGTCCTTCACCTCGCCGCCGCCGTCAGCCATCCAGACGTTCGAGCAGCTCCAGGACCTGTTCTTCCAGCATGTGAGCTGGATGCACGCGAAGCAGGGGGACGGCATGGTGGGCATCATCGGCACCATGAGCGCAGTGTGCCCGTCGCCGTTGCTGTCGGTGTTCATGGACGACTGCATTGACAAGGGATTGGACCTTTACGGAGGAGGAGCCCGCTACATGAGGATCCCCAAGGCCAACCCGTGA
- the secG gene encoding preprotein translocase subunit SecG: MLTFFTIVHVLLCVFMIFVILLQPGKDAGMGSALGGGAATSAFGGRGAVTFLSKLTGVCAGLFFLTSLGLSMVGLRSSVAAGSVATPPAKTAPATPGATTPAPAAPGAVEQERSATPPAEGQQQAPAPTTPAAPAPAPAQ; this comes from the coding sequence ATGCTGACCTTCTTCACGATCGTGCACGTCCTGCTCTGCGTGTTCATGATCTTCGTCATCTTGTTGCAGCCGGGGAAGGACGCCGGCATGGGTTCCGCCCTCGGTGGCGGCGCCGCGACGAGCGCCTTCGGTGGGCGCGGAGCGGTGACCTTCTTGAGCAAGCTGACGGGCGTCTGCGCCGGCTTGTTCTTCCTGACGTCGCTGGGCCTGTCGATGGTGGGCCTGCGTTCGTCGGTGGCCGCGGGTTCGGTGGCGACGCCGCCGGCGAAGACGGCCCCCGCGACGCCGGGAGCCACCACGCCGGCTCCGGCGGCCCCGGGAGCGGTGGAGCAGGAGCGTTCCGCGACGCCGCCGGCGGAGGGCCAGCAGCAGGCTCCCGCGCCGACGACGCCGGCCGCGCCGGCCCCTGCGCCCGCGCAGTAG
- the tpiA gene encoding triose-phosphate isomerase, translating to MARRKIVAGNWKMNKTVPEALALVRELRGAVAALGDKVEVAIAPPFVALQPLHVALEGAPIQLAAQNCHWESSGAFTGEISAPMLVELGCAYVIVGHSERRQFFGETDATVNKRAKAVKAAGMTPIICVGETLAERESNQTLTVVERQVRGALDGFSAADVAGFVLAYEPVWAIGTGKTATTAQAQEVHAAIRGLLTRMYDEGTSGRVRIQYGGSVKPDNAAELLGQPDVDGALVGGASLKAADFVAIVKAAG from the coding sequence ATGGCTCGTCGGAAGATCGTCGCTGGCAACTGGAAGATGAACAAGACGGTGCCGGAAGCGCTCGCGCTGGTGCGGGAGCTTCGCGGCGCGGTGGCGGCGTTGGGCGACAAGGTGGAGGTGGCCATCGCGCCCCCGTTCGTGGCGCTGCAGCCCCTGCACGTCGCGCTGGAGGGAGCCCCCATCCAACTGGCGGCGCAGAACTGCCACTGGGAGTCCTCGGGCGCCTTCACTGGTGAAATCAGCGCGCCCATGCTGGTGGAGCTGGGGTGCGCCTACGTCATCGTGGGGCACTCCGAGCGCCGGCAGTTCTTCGGGGAGACGGACGCCACGGTGAACAAGCGCGCCAAGGCGGTGAAGGCCGCCGGGATGACGCCGATCATCTGCGTGGGCGAGACCCTGGCCGAGCGCGAGTCGAACCAGACGCTCACGGTGGTGGAGCGCCAGGTGCGGGGCGCGCTGGACGGGTTCTCCGCGGCGGACGTGGCGGGTTTCGTGCTGGCGTACGAGCCGGTGTGGGCCATTGGCACGGGCAAGACGGCCACGACGGCGCAGGCGCAGGAGGTCCACGCGGCCATCCGGGGGCTGCTCACCCGGATGTACGACGAGGGGACGTCCGGCCGGGTCCGGATCCAGTACGGCGGCAGCGTGAAGCCGGACAACGCGGCGGAATTGCTGGGACAGCCGGACGTGGATGGGGCGCTCGTGGGGGGAGCGAGCCTCAAGGCGGCCGACTTCGTGGCCATCGTCAAGGCGGCTGGCTGA
- the pgk gene encoding phosphoglycerate kinase, translating into MIRYIDDLQLTGKRVFIRVDFNVPLEGRRVTDDTRIREALPTIRRALEMGGKVILASHLGRPKGPDPKLSTVLVAEKLAELLGGKHEVIHADDCVGDNVKKQVNDLKAGQVLLLENLRFHKEEEANDEAFARELAALADVYVNDAFGTAHRAHASTAGMVPFVKEKAAGFLMRKEIEYLGDKVLRNPQKPFIAILGGSKVSDKIKVIESLLPKVDALLVGGAMAYTFLKAQGIEVGKSRVEEGDKLALAAKLLDTAKRLKTPLVLPIDHIVCADPDGNGPVQETPDQEIPADMMGLDIGPKTRAMYTQRIRDAKTVVWNGPMGRFEVAKFAEGSRSVAAAMAINKDATTVIGGGDSAAAVEQMGYADKMSHVSTGGGASLEFLEGRELPGIKALETK; encoded by the coding sequence ATGATCCGCTACATCGATGACCTGCAGTTGACCGGCAAGCGCGTCTTCATCCGCGTGGACTTCAACGTCCCGCTGGAGGGGCGCCGCGTCACCGACGACACCCGCATCCGCGAAGCGCTCCCCACCATCCGGCGCGCGCTGGAGATGGGCGGCAAGGTCATCCTGGCGTCCCACCTCGGTCGGCCCAAGGGGCCGGACCCCAAGCTGTCCACGGTGCTCGTCGCGGAGAAGCTCGCGGAGCTGCTGGGCGGCAAGCACGAGGTCATCCACGCGGACGACTGCGTGGGTGACAACGTGAAGAAGCAGGTGAACGACCTGAAGGCGGGGCAGGTGCTCCTCCTGGAGAACCTGCGCTTCCACAAGGAGGAGGAGGCGAACGACGAGGCCTTCGCGCGCGAGCTGGCGGCGCTGGCGGACGTCTACGTCAACGACGCGTTCGGGACGGCGCACCGCGCGCACGCGTCCACGGCCGGCATGGTGCCCTTCGTGAAGGAGAAGGCCGCCGGCTTCCTGATGCGCAAGGAGATCGAGTACCTGGGTGACAAGGTGCTGCGCAACCCGCAGAAGCCCTTCATCGCCATCCTGGGCGGCTCCAAGGTGAGCGACAAGATCAAGGTCATCGAGAGCCTGCTGCCCAAGGTGGACGCGCTGCTCGTGGGCGGCGCCATGGCGTACACCTTCCTCAAGGCGCAGGGCATCGAGGTGGGCAAGAGCCGGGTGGAGGAGGGCGACAAGCTGGCGCTGGCGGCGAAGCTGCTGGACACGGCGAAGCGGCTGAAGACGCCGCTGGTGCTGCCCATCGACCACATTGTCTGCGCGGATCCGGACGGCAACGGCCCGGTGCAGGAGACGCCGGATCAGGAGATCCCCGCGGACATGATGGGCCTGGACATCGGGCCCAAGACGCGCGCGATGTACACGCAGCGCATCCGCGACGCGAAGACGGTGGTGTGGAACGGGCCCATGGGCCGTTTCGAGGTGGCGAAGTTCGCGGAGGGCTCCCGGTCGGTGGCGGCGGCGATGGCCATCAACAAGGACGCCACGACGGTGATTGGCGGCGGCGACAGCGCGGCGGCGGTGGAGCAGATGGGCTACGCGGACAAGATGAGCCACGTGTCCACGGGCGGCGGCGCGTCGTTGGAGTTCCTGGAGGGCCGGGAGCTGCCCGGCATCAAGGCGCTGGAGACGAAGTAG
- the gap gene encoding type I glyceraldehyde-3-phosphate dehydrogenase: MAIKLAINGFGRIGRCILRAALSRKEDLEIVAINDLDKPSALAHLFKYDSVHRTWPGEVSHTDKGIVVNGKEIAVTAEKDPSVLPWKAMNVDVVLECTGRFTARDAAAKHLAAGAKKVIISAPAKGPDMTIAYGINQHEYDPAKHHIISNASCTTNCLAPIAKVLVDNFGVEKGLMTTVHSYTNDQRILDLTHEDMRRARAAALSMIPTSTGAAKAIGEVIPSLKGKMHGISVRVPTPNVSLVDLTVNTTKKVTPEEVIKAMRDAANGPLKGVLEFSDAQTVSVDYNGNPHSAIFDATNCFVMGDNLLKVMAWYDNEWGFSNRMVDTAKFLVSKGVA; encoded by the coding sequence ATGGCCATCAAGCTCGCCATCAACGGCTTCGGTCGTATCGGTCGCTGCATCCTGCGCGCCGCGCTCAGCCGCAAGGAAGACCTCGAGATCGTCGCCATCAACGACCTCGACAAGCCGTCGGCGCTGGCCCACCTGTTCAAGTACGACTCCGTGCACCGCACGTGGCCGGGCGAGGTGAGCCACACGGACAAGGGCATCGTCGTGAACGGCAAGGAGATCGCCGTCACCGCGGAGAAGGACCCCTCCGTGCTGCCGTGGAAGGCCATGAACGTGGACGTGGTGCTGGAGTGCACCGGCCGCTTCACCGCCCGTGACGCCGCCGCGAAGCACCTGGCCGCGGGCGCCAAGAAGGTCATCATCTCCGCGCCGGCCAAGGGCCCGGACATGACCATCGCGTACGGCATCAACCAGCACGAGTACGACCCGGCCAAGCACCACATCATCTCCAACGCCTCGTGCACCACCAACTGCCTGGCGCCCATCGCCAAGGTGCTGGTGGACAACTTCGGCGTCGAGAAGGGCCTGATGACGACGGTGCACAGCTACACCAACGACCAGCGCATCCTGGACCTCACCCACGAGGACATGCGCCGCGCCCGCGCCGCCGCGCTCTCCATGATCCCCACCAGCACCGGCGCCGCGAAGGCCATCGGTGAGGTGATCCCGTCGCTCAAGGGCAAGATGCACGGCATCTCCGTCCGCGTCCCCACCCCGAACGTGTCCCTGGTGGACCTGACGGTGAACACCACCAAGAAGGTCACCCCGGAAGAGGTCATCAAGGCGATGCGTGACGCCGCCAACGGTCCGCTCAAGGGCGTGCTCGAGTTCAGCGACGCGCAGACGGTGTCGGTGGACTACAACGGCAACCCGCACTCGGCCATCTTCGACGCCACCAACTGCTTCGTGATGGGCGACAACCTGCTCAAGGTCATGGCCTGGTACGACAACGAGTGGGGCTTCTCCAACCGCATGGTCGACACGGCGAAGTTCCTCGTGTCCAAGGGCGTGGCGTAA
- a CDS encoding N-acetylmuramoyl-L-alanine amidase: protein MRTFPPSWSRTLALTLLCTSVLAHAQETPEPFEGDDLGIEPPGVQYLPAPAPREHEQRRLSPDAPAVVRREARDVKSNVKTAGVPQTRRGTGALSGKVIYLSPSHGFYRDNGLKRWATQRPNSLGVVEDFISAEVVSQELQPMLMAAGATVVSVRESDLNPLLAIVDDGGTGYAEAGDAARFHASGQKGWAPPPVPMANNVEPFTLGTTRTLDTAATSTARATWTPDVPADAAYNVYVSYGSDPTRATDAHYVVKHAGGESHFRVNQQRHGGTWVLLGRFYFKAGQHPDSGAVVLENDSAQGAGATLSVDAVRLGGGRGLLGDAAQGPLLRPRFEESARYHVQYSGAPFSVYAPTGANALSNERNADVTARPRFAAWLHEEGEDAVYVAWHTNAGTSGTVRGTEGYVYGPNPVDGTLNFTGVKDSDVLARALLSQIETDLKRDVDPNWRVRGLRSANLGEVNPTHNPEMPSVLLEMAYHDNTTDASFLKEARVRHVAARAIVQGLIKYFATRDGTAVHLPPEAPGAVAARNATPGAVEVKWTAPPLVASEEGRDAPTGYRLYQSADGFGWDEGSDVQGTTATVTLAQGTVRYFRVAAVNAGGESFPSATVGVRVKGSAPDTVPVLLVNAYERLDATVACGEELKTPYDLEAPLRVYLEAMNDGSYLRQHGAAFAQAAVAFDSATGNAVAAGLVSPTGYRLVDWSTGRGGVAGAGLSRTEQDALRAFVTGGGHLMVSGGRTVSSLAAGSADDKLFLSDILRASIATGAPALRVEGSAGGILANLPATPLSAGTTPGAYPVGVTDVVAPTGGGADVLRYAGTSLGAGVVSAGAAPAGQVLVLGFPFEGLASNRERSRLVGAFLVRSGILAQEPPLPVAEVSPAVSPWPLSSCGAVREVDPHPPVKPEEPEEPPKPTVVPALPSDYSPKGDSGCGCGAGGGTASGLWLLVGVIVQLRRARVKAAHSKR from the coding sequence ATGCGAACGTTCCCCCCGTCCTGGTCGCGCACGCTGGCGCTGACCCTGTTGTGCACCTCCGTCCTCGCGCACGCGCAGGAGACGCCCGAGCCCTTCGAGGGCGATGACCTGGGCATCGAGCCGCCAGGTGTTCAGTACCTGCCAGCTCCGGCGCCCCGCGAGCATGAGCAGCGCCGCCTGTCGCCGGACGCGCCCGCGGTGGTGCGCCGCGAAGCGCGCGACGTGAAGTCCAACGTGAAGACCGCGGGAGTCCCGCAGACGCGGCGGGGCACGGGCGCGCTGTCCGGCAAGGTCATCTACCTGAGCCCGAGTCACGGCTTCTATCGCGACAACGGCCTGAAGCGCTGGGCGACGCAGCGGCCCAACAGCCTGGGCGTGGTGGAGGACTTCATCTCCGCGGAGGTGGTGTCGCAGGAGCTGCAGCCCATGCTGATGGCCGCGGGCGCCACGGTGGTGTCCGTGCGTGAGTCGGACCTGAACCCGCTGCTCGCCATCGTGGACGACGGCGGCACGGGCTACGCGGAGGCCGGAGACGCCGCCCGCTTCCACGCCTCCGGGCAGAAGGGCTGGGCGCCGCCGCCCGTGCCCATGGCGAACAACGTGGAGCCCTTCACGCTGGGCACCACGCGCACGCTGGACACGGCGGCCACCTCCACCGCGCGCGCGACGTGGACGCCGGACGTGCCGGCGGACGCGGCCTACAACGTCTACGTCTCCTACGGCTCCGACCCGACGCGCGCGACGGACGCGCACTACGTGGTGAAGCACGCGGGCGGCGAGAGCCACTTCCGCGTGAACCAGCAGCGCCACGGCGGGACGTGGGTGCTGCTGGGGCGCTTCTACTTCAAGGCGGGCCAGCACCCGGACTCGGGCGCGGTGGTGCTGGAGAACGACTCGGCGCAGGGCGCGGGCGCGACGCTGTCCGTGGACGCGGTGCGGCTGGGCGGTGGCCGGGGCCTCCTGGGCGACGCGGCGCAGGGACCGCTGCTCCGTCCGCGCTTCGAGGAGAGCGCGCGCTACCACGTGCAGTACAGCGGCGCGCCCTTCAGCGTGTACGCGCCGACGGGGGCGAACGCGCTGTCCAACGAGCGCAACGCGGACGTGACGGCCCGGCCGCGCTTCGCCGCGTGGCTGCACGAGGAGGGCGAGGACGCCGTCTATGTCGCGTGGCACACCAACGCGGGCACGTCCGGCACGGTGCGGGGAACGGAGGGCTACGTCTACGGGCCCAACCCGGTGGACGGCACGCTCAACTTCACCGGCGTGAAGGACAGCGACGTGCTGGCGCGCGCGCTCCTGTCGCAGATTGAGACGGACCTGAAGCGCGACGTGGATCCGAACTGGCGGGTGCGCGGCCTGCGCTCGGCGAACCTGGGCGAGGTGAACCCCACGCACAACCCGGAGATGCCCAGCGTGCTGCTGGAGATGGCGTACCACGACAACACGACGGACGCGTCGTTCCTCAAGGAGGCCCGCGTCCGCCATGTGGCCGCGCGCGCCATCGTGCAGGGGCTGATCAAATACTTCGCGACCCGCGACGGCACGGCGGTGCACCTGCCGCCGGAGGCGCCCGGCGCGGTGGCCGCGCGCAACGCGACGCCCGGCGCGGTGGAGGTGAAATGGACGGCGCCCCCGCTGGTCGCATCGGAGGAGGGCCGCGACGCTCCCACGGGCTATCGGCTGTACCAGAGCGCGGACGGCTTCGGCTGGGACGAGGGCTCGGACGTCCAGGGCACGACGGCCACCGTCACGCTGGCGCAGGGCACGGTGCGCTACTTCCGCGTGGCGGCGGTGAACGCGGGCGGCGAGTCCTTCCCGTCCGCCACGGTGGGCGTGCGCGTGAAGGGCTCGGCGCCGGACACGGTGCCGGTGCTGCTCGTCAACGCGTACGAGCGGCTGGACGCGACGGTGGCGTGCGGCGAGGAGCTGAAGACCCCGTACGACCTGGAGGCCCCGCTGCGCGTCTACCTGGAGGCGATGAACGACGGCAGCTACCTGCGCCAGCACGGCGCGGCGTTCGCGCAGGCGGCGGTGGCGTTCGACAGCGCGACGGGCAACGCGGTGGCGGCGGGGCTGGTGTCGCCCACGGGCTACCGGCTGGTGGACTGGTCCACCGGGCGCGGGGGCGTGGCTGGCGCGGGCCTCTCGCGGACGGAGCAGGACGCCCTGCGCGCGTTCGTCACCGGGGGCGGGCACCTGATGGTGTCCGGTGGACGCACGGTCTCCTCGCTCGCGGCGGGCAGCGCGGACGACAAGCTGTTCCTTTCGGACATCCTGCGCGCGTCCATCGCCACGGGGGCTCCGGCGCTCCGGGTGGAGGGCTCGGCGGGGGGCATCCTCGCGAACCTGCCGGCCACGCCGCTGTCGGCGGGGACGACGCCCGGCGCCTACCCGGTGGGGGTGACGGACGTGGTGGCTCCCACGGGCGGCGGTGCGGACGTGCTGCGCTACGCCGGCACGTCGCTGGGGGCGGGGGTCGTCTCGGCGGGCGCGGCCCCCGCGGGGCAGGTGCTGGTGCTGGGCTTCCCGTTCGAGGGCCTTGCGTCCAACCGCGAGCGGTCGCGGCTGGTGGGCGCGTTCCTGGTGCGCTCGGGAATTCTCGCCCAGGAGCCCCCGCTGCCTGTCGCGGAGGTGTCGCCCGCGGTCAGCCCCTGGCCGCTGTCGTCCTGCGGGGCGGTGCGCGAGGTGGATCCTCATCCGCCGGTGAAGCCGGAGGAGCCGGAGGAGCCGCCGAAGCCGACGGTCGTCCCGGCGCTCCCGAGTGACTATTCTCCCAAGGGAGACAGCGGCTGCGGCTGCGGGGCCGGCGGGGGAACGGCCTCCGGGCTCTGGCTGTTGGTCGGGGTGATTGTTCAGCTCCGACGTGCGCGAGTGAAAGCAGCCCACTCGAAGCGTTGA